From Niallia sp. Man26:
TGCCAGAACAGCTTGATTTATAACATTTTCCAGTTTCTGATAATCGGTAAATGTTTCACCGCTCACAGGATTCACGTGATTGCTGATAAGTGAAAATAAAATGAATTTCATGGCGATCCCTCATCTTTATAATTTTCTCTTTATTACTTATTAATGAAAACATCGTTGAACTGCGGATAGCCTTGTGAATCAAAGGTTAAACCTTTAACTTCATTAGATGTTGCTACAGTATATGGGAAGACATAAATAGGAATAAAGTATCCTTGCCCAATCAATTTTTGCTGCACCTTTTTGTATAAGTCGACCCTTTTAGCTGCATCTGTCTCCAACTCACCACTCTCCAGCCATTGATCAATTTCACTGTCATGAAGTCGAGCGAGGCTTGAACCGCCATTTTCAGGCAGATTATCAGAATGGAAGAATAGCCGGAGCACATCAGGATCACCAGCTACCCTGCTGTTGCCAATTACATCATAATCCTTGCCATTTTTAGTGATATTATAATAGTCTGCTGATGTAGTAAACTCAAGCTTTACCCCTATTTCCTTTAATTGCTGCTGAATGATTGTAGCAATATCGTGGCGCTTCTCTCTGTTAACATTGCTGTCTATTAAACGAAGCACCAGTTGATTACCGTTCTTTTCTCTTATCCCTCCACTATTCTTCGTCCAGCCAAGGCTTTCTAATCGTTTATTAGCTTTCTCTATATCAATTTTCGCTGTATTTTCGAGGGCCTTGTCATATCCAAGAATTGTTGGTGTTATGACAGACCATGCGCGCTTATATGTTCCTAGATAAAGCGTGTTAACAATATTATCTACGTCTATCGTTTCCTTCAGTGCTAATCGTGCTTCTAATTCATTCCATGGCTCATTTTCCGGATTTACAAACAGACCATATGGCATCCCTGCTGTTTGTGTTTCATAAATTTGCAAGTTTCCATTTGCTTTAATTGACTTAAGATCTTGTGGCGGCACTGTTTCAACCGCATTTAATTGATTGCTTTGGACACTGCCTATTCTCGTTGCCTCTTCAGGAATAATTTTGTACGTAAGCTTATTTAAATAAGCTTTTCCTTCATGGTCAGCATAGGGAGCTTTCCGATTATAATCATCGAATCTTTCCAAGACAATTTCATTGTTCTCATCAAGATTCACAAACTTAAATGGCCCAGAGCCGACTGGATTTGTTGCTAGAGACAAGCCATATTTTTCAGCAGCTTCTTTTGAAACAATTGCCAATTTAGGCTGACTTAAATTACTTAAGAAGGTTGCAGCAGGCTCTGAGAAATGAATGGTTATGGTATATTCGTCTATCACTTCGGAAGACTCATAATTCTCAATCAAAGCATATGCACTAGCAGCTTTCGTTTCAGGATTTACGATGCGGTCAAAGTTATACTTAACTACTTCTGCATTGAATTTGCTGCCATCATGAAAGGTAACATCGTCTCTTAATTTGAATGTAAAAGACTTTTGGTCGTCCGATACCTCCCAGCTAGTTGCAAGCCACGGTTTTATCTCATTATTTTCTGTTTGATAAACGAGCTTTTCATATATGCTGTTATTCACCCTCGTGGATACAGCCATCCCGCTCGTATGAGGGTCAAGACTGTCCGGCGCTGTTGCCAGGCCATAAACCAGTTCGCCTCCTTCTTTGGGCTCTGCATCTTCACTTGCAGAAGTATTTTCGTCAGCATTACCGCAAGCAGTCAGCACCAGCAAAACTGCCATTATATAAAATAGGAAAGGCTTTCGCAATCCAATTAATTGCAACATCTTTGTCTCCCCCTAATCTCTTTTTATCTACTTTAAATAAACGCTAAAGGATAATGGCATGCTGTAAATCTATCTTTCTGTATTTCCGTTAACACCGGCTCTTCCATGGCACATTTCCTATTCGCAAACGGACATCTCGTACGGAACCGGCATCCTGACGGCGGATTTGCCGGCGAGGGAATCTCTCCTTTTGCTTCAAGCTTTTTCTTGCCCTTCCTATTTGGAATAGAGTCAATCAATGTCCTTGTATAAGGGTGGGCTGGCTTTTCGAAAATCTCCTTACTTGGTGCAATCTCCACAAGCTTTCCTAAATACATAACACCAATTCTGTCAGAAATATGCTGGACAACACCTAAATCATGGCCAATAAACAAATACGTCAAGCCCATTTTCTTCTGAAGATCTTGGAGTAAATTAATAATTTGAGCCTGTACGGAAACATCTAAAGCAGAAAGTGCTTCATCTGCGAGAATAAAGGATGGATTTAAGGCAATCGCTCTAGCAATTCCAATTCTTTGCCTCTGTCCGCCTGAAAACTCATGAGGATATCTTGCAGTCCATTCGCGCTTTAATCCGACCTTTTCCAGCAGCTCTTCTACTGTTTCTTGTATTTCCTCCTTGGAAAGCTTTAAATGCCACTTTAATGGCTCTGCAATAATCTCTCCTATTTTTAGACGAGAATTGACAGAACTATTGGGGTCTTGGAAAATCATCTGCATTTCTTTCCGATATTTGCCCATTTTTCGGCTGTTAAGTCCTGATAATGGATTACCATTATAGAGCACTTCCCCGCCAGACAGTTTTTCCAGCTGCAAAATGGCCCTTCCTAACGTCGATTTCCCGCTTCCAGATTCTCCAACAAGTCCAAAAGTCTCGCCTTTTTTAATGGAGAATGACACATCATCTACTGCCTTGACTTGTTTTTTTGTAAATTTCAAACCACTTCCAAGCGGATAGTGCTTGCTGATTTGCTTAATATCCAACAAGATTTCCGGGTTATCGTTAGCCTTTTCCATAACGATGTCTTCTGCGAGCTTTTCCTCTTGTAGTTGATCACTTAAGCTCCATTCAGATTTTGTCACTAACTCCTCTGCATAGAAACAAGCAGAGTAACGGTCATTTACTATTTCAAGATTCGGTCTTACTCTTTTACATTTTTCCGTCGCAAATGGACAGCGGGGATGAAAAAGGCAGCCTTCTGGCAGGTCATTTAAACTCGGTATGCTACCTTCAATGGAATACAGCTTGCCAATACTTGCTGATATGCTCGGCATAGATTTCAGCAGCCCTCTAGTATAAGGATGATGCGGTGTTTGAAATAGCTGCGAAACAGTTGCATTCTCGACTATTTCTCCTGCATACATCACAACAATTCTGTCTGCGAGCTCGGCAGCAATCCCTAAATCATGAGTGATCAGCAGTAACCCCATATTAAATTCATCTTTTAATGATTTTAATAACTCGATAATTTGCTGTTGGA
This genomic window contains:
- a CDS encoding ABC transporter ATP-binding protein, whose amino-acid sequence is MLDINKINIEFKTKTGLLTAVSELNLSIKAGESVCLVGESGSGKTITSKAIMRLIEYENGIISQGDITFQGTNLTTSDEKMLTSIRGKKIAMIFQEPLSAFDPVFTIGHQITEMIRKHQKTSQKAAWEKGIELLKKVGISEPEYRMKQYPNEFSGGMLQRAMIAMAISCEPDLLIADEPTTALDVTIQQQIIELLKSLKDEFNMGLLLITHDLGIAAELADRIVVMYAGEIVENATVSQLFQTPHHPYTRGLLKSMPSISASIGKLYSIEGSIPSLNDLPEGCLFHPRCPFATEKCKRVRPNLEIVNDRYSACFYAEELVTKSEWSLSDQLQEEKLAEDIVMEKANDNPEILLDIKQISKHYPLGSGLKFTKKQVKAVDDVSFSIKKGETFGLVGESGSGKSTLGRAILQLEKLSGGEVLYNGNPLSGLNSRKMGKYRKEMQMIFQDPNSSVNSRLKIGEIIAEPLKWHLKLSKEEIQETVEELLEKVGLKREWTARYPHEFSGGQRQRIGIARAIALNPSFILADEALSALDVSVQAQIINLLQDLQKKMGLTYLFIGHDLGVVQHISDRIGVMYLGKLVEIAPSKEIFEKPAHPYTRTLIDSIPNRKGKKKLEAKGEIPSPANPPSGCRFRTRCPFANRKCAMEEPVLTEIQKDRFTACHYPLAFI
- a CDS encoding ABC transporter substrate-binding protein, producing the protein MLQLIGLRKPFLFYIMAVLLVLTACGNADENTSASEDAEPKEGGELVYGLATAPDSLDPHTSGMAVSTRVNNSIYEKLVYQTENNEIKPWLATSWEVSDDQKSFTFKLRDDVTFHDGSKFNAEVVKYNFDRIVNPETKAASAYALIENYESSEVIDEYTITIHFSEPAATFLSNLSQPKLAIVSKEAAEKYGLSLATNPVGSGPFKFVNLDENNEIVLERFDDYNRKAPYADHEGKAYLNKLTYKIIPEEATRIGSVQSNQLNAVETVPPQDLKSIKANGNLQIYETQTAGMPYGLFVNPENEPWNELEARLALKETIDVDNIVNTLYLGTYKRAWSVITPTILGYDKALENTAKIDIEKANKRLESLGWTKNSGGIREKNGNQLVLRLIDSNVNREKRHDIATIIQQQLKEIGVKLEFTTSADYYNITKNGKDYDVIGNSRVAGDPDVLRLFFHSDNLPENGGSSLARLHDSEIDQWLESGELETDAAKRVDLYKKVQQKLIGQGYFIPIYVFPYTVATSNEVKGLTFDSQGYPQFNDVFINK